In one window of uncultured Campylobacter sp. DNA:
- a CDS encoding RNA polymerase sigma factor FliA, with amino-acid sequence MQKQPNPYAQTIKKEQDDIVLAYTPALRAMAFRLKERLPAHIDVSDLMGAGLEEMVRLSRKYDKERNDSFWGYAQKRVYGAMLDFLRGLDVVSRADRTLVKNIDALVNEYFNKFEREPEDEYLAAMLEESVEKIREARNVSAVVGVLSIDDQMELMSEENTFERVEREDLIEKITQILNEFEERDQLIVQLYYYEELSLKEIGEILQISEGRISQIHKRLMEKIRKKLEGK; translated from the coding sequence TACGCCGGCGCTTAGAGCTATGGCGTTTAGATTAAAGGAGCGATTACCGGCTCATATCGACGTTAGCGATCTAATGGGCGCTGGGCTTGAGGAGATGGTTAGGCTGTCTCGTAAATACGACAAAGAGCGAAACGACTCGTTTTGGGGATATGCGCAAAAACGAGTTTACGGCGCTATGCTTGATTTTTTACGCGGGCTTGACGTGGTTAGTCGCGCAGATCGTACTTTGGTTAAAAATATCGACGCACTGGTGAACGAATACTTTAATAAATTCGAGCGCGAACCTGAGGACGAGTATCTAGCTGCTATGCTTGAAGAAAGCGTGGAAAAGATAAGAGAGGCTAGAAACGTAAGCGCCGTCGTCGGCGTGCTTAGCATCGACGATCAGATGGAGCTTATGAGCGAGGAAAATACGTTTGAGCGAGTGGAGAGAGAAGATCTGATAGAAAAGATAACTCAAATTTTAAACGAGTTCGAGGAGCGCGACCAGCTCATCGTTCAGCTTTATTATTATGAGGAGCTGAGTCTAAAAGAGATCGGCGAGATCTTGCAGATATCAGAGGGGCGCATCTCTCAGATACATAAGCGTTTAATGGAAAAAATAAGAAAGAAACTCGAAGGTAAATAA